The following are from one region of the Streptomyces tuirus genome:
- the gltB gene encoding glutamate synthase large subunit produces the protein MRTPRQPSQHSANGQNWSFMDARPAAQGMYDPRNEHDACGVGFVATLTGEASHTLVEQALTVLRNLEHRGATGSEPDSGDGAGILSQVPDAFFRDVAGFELPGAGSYAVGIAFLPEDSTADAVSQIETIAADEGLTVLGWREVPVAPQLLGATARSTMPVFRQIFVGDGTSEGIALDRKAFVLRKRAEREAGVYFPSLSARTIVYKGMLTTGQLEPFFPDLSDRRFASAIALVHSRFSTNTFPSWPLAHPYRFVAHNGEINTVKGNRNWMVARESQLVSDLFGSDDKAIDRIFPVCTPDASDSASFDEVLELLHLGGRSLPHSVLMMIPEAWENHDSMDPARRAFYQFHSTMMEPWDGPACVTFTDGKQVGAVLDRNGLRPGRYWVTDDGLVVLGSEVGVLDIDPSKVVRKGRLQPGRMFLVDTVEHRIIEDDEIKAELAAENPYAEWLEAGEIELEDLPEREHIVHTHASVTRRQQTFGYTEEELRVLLAPMAKAGAEPIGSMGTDSPIAALSDRPRLLFDYFTQLFAQVTNPPLDAIREELVTSLRSSLGPQGNLLDPNAASCRSVLLPFPVIDNDELAKLIHINADGDMPGFKAATLSGLYRVHGGGDALAARIEEICAEADAAIENGARLIVLSDRHSDAEHAPIPSLLLTAAVHHHLIRTKQRTQVGLLVEAGDVREVHHVALLIGYGAAAVNPYLAMESVEDLVRAGTFLPGIEPEKAIRNLIYALGKGVLKVMSKMGISTVASYRGAQVFEAVGLDDAFVEKYFNGTATKIGGVGIDVVAKEVAARHAKAYPASGIAPAHRALEIGGEYQWRREGEPHLFDPETVFRLQHSTRSGKYDIFKKYTERVNEQSERLMTLRGLFGFKSDRQPISIDEVEPVSEIVKRFSTGAMSYGSISQEAHETLAIAMNQLGGKSNTGEGGEDPERLYDPARRSSIKQVASGRFGVTSEYLVNSDDIQIKMAQGAKPGEGGQLPGHKVYPWVAKTRHSTPGVGLISPPPHHDIYSIEDLAQLIHDLKNANPQARIHVKLVSEVGVGTVAAGVSKAHADVVLISGHDGGTGASPLTSLKHAGGPWELGLAETQQTLLLNGLRDRIVVQTDGQLKTGRDVVIAALLGAEEFGFATAPLVVSGCVMMRVCHLDTCPVGIATQNPVLRERYSGKAEYVVNFFQFIAEEVREILAELGFRSIEEAVGHAETLDVTRAVDHWKAQGLDLEPLFHVPELPEGAVRHQLVAQDHGLEKALDNQLIKLASDALSAAGAADAQPVRAQVQIRNINRTVGTMLGHEVTKKFGGAGLPDDTIDITFTGSAGQSFGAFVPRGVTLRLEGDANDYVGKGLSGGRIVVRPDRAADHLAEYSVIAGNTIGYGATGGEMFLRGKVGERFCVRNSGATVVSEGVGDHGCEYMTGGHAVVLGETGRNFAAGMSGGIAYVIDLDRDNVNVGNLDAVEALDDADKQWLHDVVRRHQEETGSTVAEKLLAEWDTAVERFSRIIPSTYKAVLAAKEAAERAGLSETETHEKMMEAAING, from the coding sequence ATGCGTACGCCGCGCCAGCCGTCCCAGCATTCCGCGAATGGCCAGAACTGGTCCTTCATGGATGCTCGCCCTGCTGCGCAGGGTATGTACGACCCCCGCAACGAGCACGACGCCTGCGGCGTCGGCTTCGTCGCCACCCTCACCGGCGAGGCGTCCCACACCCTGGTCGAGCAGGCCCTGACCGTCCTGCGCAACCTGGAGCACCGCGGCGCCACCGGCTCCGAGCCCGACTCCGGCGACGGCGCCGGCATCCTCTCGCAGGTCCCGGACGCCTTCTTCCGTGACGTGGCCGGATTCGAACTGCCCGGCGCCGGTTCCTACGCCGTCGGCATCGCCTTCCTGCCGGAGGACTCCACCGCCGACGCCGTCTCGCAGATCGAGACGATCGCCGCCGACGAGGGCCTCACCGTCCTCGGCTGGCGCGAGGTGCCGGTCGCGCCCCAGCTGCTGGGCGCCACCGCCCGGTCGACCATGCCGGTCTTCCGCCAGATCTTCGTCGGCGACGGCACCTCGGAGGGCATCGCCCTCGACCGCAAGGCCTTCGTGCTGCGCAAGCGCGCCGAACGCGAGGCCGGCGTGTACTTCCCGTCGCTGTCCGCGCGGACCATCGTCTACAAGGGCATGCTGACCACTGGTCAGCTGGAGCCCTTCTTCCCGGATCTGTCCGACCGCCGCTTCGCCTCCGCGATCGCGCTCGTGCACTCCCGGTTCTCGACGAACACGTTCCCGTCGTGGCCGCTGGCCCACCCCTACCGCTTCGTCGCCCACAACGGTGAGATCAACACCGTCAAGGGCAACCGCAACTGGATGGTGGCCCGCGAGTCGCAGCTCGTCTCCGACCTCTTCGGGTCCGACGACAAGGCCATCGACCGGATCTTCCCGGTCTGTACGCCGGACGCCTCCGACTCCGCGTCCTTCGACGAGGTCCTCGAACTCCTGCACCTGGGCGGCCGTTCCCTGCCGCACTCCGTGCTGATGATGATCCCGGAGGCGTGGGAGAACCACGACTCCATGGACCCGGCCCGCCGCGCCTTCTACCAGTTCCACTCCACGATGATGGAGCCCTGGGACGGCCCGGCCTGCGTCACCTTCACCGACGGCAAGCAGGTCGGCGCGGTCCTCGACCGCAACGGCCTTCGCCCCGGCCGCTACTGGGTCACCGACGACGGCCTCGTCGTCCTCGGCTCCGAGGTCGGCGTCCTGGACATCGACCCCTCCAAGGTCGTCCGCAAGGGCCGCCTCCAGCCCGGCCGCATGTTCCTCGTCGACACCGTCGAGCACCGCATCATCGAGGACGACGAGATCAAGGCCGAACTCGCCGCCGAGAACCCCTACGCGGAGTGGCTCGAGGCCGGAGAGATCGAGCTCGAGGACCTGCCCGAGCGCGAGCACATCGTGCACACGCACGCCTCGGTCACCCGCCGCCAGCAGACCTTCGGCTACACCGAGGAGGAGCTGCGCGTCCTCCTCGCGCCGATGGCCAAGGCCGGCGCCGAGCCGATCGGCTCCATGGGCACCGACTCGCCGATCGCCGCGCTGTCGGACCGCCCCCGCCTGCTCTTCGACTACTTCACCCAGCTGTTCGCGCAGGTCACCAACCCGCCGCTGGACGCCATCCGCGAGGAACTGGTCACCTCCCTGCGCTCGTCGCTGGGCCCCCAGGGCAACCTGCTCGACCCCAACGCGGCCTCCTGCCGCAGCGTCCTGCTGCCCTTCCCGGTCATCGACAACGACGAGCTGGCCAAGCTCATCCACATCAACGCCGACGGCGACATGCCCGGCTTCAAGGCCGCGACGCTGTCCGGCCTGTACCGGGTGCACGGCGGCGGTGACGCGCTGGCCGCGCGGATCGAGGAGATCTGCGCCGAGGCCGACGCCGCCATCGAGAACGGCGCCCGCCTGATCGTCCTGTCGGACCGCCACTCGGACGCCGAGCACGCGCCGATCCCGTCGCTGCTGCTCACCGCGGCCGTCCACCACCACCTCATCCGCACCAAGCAGCGCACCCAGGTGGGCCTGCTGGTCGAGGCCGGTGACGTCCGCGAGGTCCACCACGTCGCCCTGCTCATCGGCTACGGCGCCGCCGCGGTCAACCCGTACCTGGCGATGGAGTCCGTCGAGGACCTGGTCCGCGCCGGCACCTTCCTGCCCGGCATCGAGCCCGAGAAGGCCATCCGCAACCTCATCTACGCCCTCGGCAAGGGCGTGCTGAAGGTCATGTCGAAGATGGGCATCTCGACCGTCGCCTCCTACCGCGGCGCCCAGGTCTTCGAGGCCGTCGGTCTCGACGACGCCTTCGTGGAGAAGTACTTCAACGGCACGGCCACCAAGATCGGCGGTGTCGGCATCGACGTCGTCGCCAAGGAGGTCGCCGCCCGGCACGCCAAGGCCTACCCGGCCTCCGGCATCGCCCCGGCGCACCGCGCGCTGGAGATAGGCGGTGAGTACCAGTGGCGCCGCGAGGGCGAGCCGCACCTGTTCGACCCGGAGACGGTCTTCCGCCTCCAGCACTCCACGCGCTCCGGCAAGTACGACATCTTCAAGAAGTACACCGAGCGCGTGAACGAGCAGTCCGAGCGGCTGATGACGCTGCGCGGCCTGTTCGGTTTCAAGTCGGACCGGCAGCCGATCTCCATCGACGAGGTCGAGCCGGTCTCCGAGATCGTCAAGCGCTTCTCCACCGGCGCCATGTCGTACGGCTCCATCTCCCAGGAGGCGCACGAGACCCTCGCCATCGCCATGAACCAGCTGGGCGGCAAGTCCAACACCGGTGAGGGCGGCGAGGACCCGGAGCGCCTGTACGACCCGGCCCGCCGGTCGTCCATCAAGCAGGTCGCCTCCGGCCGGTTCGGTGTGACCTCCGAGTACCTGGTCAACTCCGACGACATCCAGATCAAGATGGCCCAGGGCGCCAAGCCCGGCGAGGGCGGCCAGCTGCCCGGCCACAAGGTCTACCCGTGGGTCGCCAAGACGCGGCACTCGACGCCGGGCGTCGGCCTCATCTCGCCGCCCCCGCACCACGACATCTACTCGATCGAGGACCTCGCCCAGCTGATCCACGACCTCAAGAACGCGAACCCGCAGGCGCGGATTCACGTGAAGCTGGTCTCCGAGGTCGGCGTCGGCACGGTCGCCGCGGGTGTCTCCAAGGCGCACGCGGACGTCGTCCTGATCTCCGGCCACGACGGCGGCACGGGCGCCTCGCCGCTCACGTCGCTGAAGCACGCCGGCGGTCCCTGGGAGCTCGGCCTCGCCGAGACCCAGCAGACCCTGCTGCTCAACGGCCTGCGCGACCGCATCGTCGTCCAGACCGACGGCCAGCTGAAGACCGGCCGTGACGTGGTCATCGCCGCGCTGCTCGGCGCCGAGGAGTTCGGTTTCGCGACCGCGCCGCTCGTCGTCTCCGGCTGCGTCATGATGCGCGTCTGCCACCTGGACACCTGCCCGGTCGGCATCGCCACGCAGAACCCGGTCCTGCGCGAGCGCTACTCCGGCAAGGCCGAGTACGTCGTGAACTTCTTCCAGTTCATCGCCGAAGAGGTCCGCGAGATCCTCGCCGAGCTGGGCTTCCGCTCCATCGAGGAGGCCGTCGGCCACGCCGAGACCCTCGACGTCACGCGGGCCGTCGACCACTGGAAGGCACAGGGCCTGGACCTGGAGCCGCTGTTCCACGTGCCCGAGCTGCCCGAGGGCGCGGTGCGCCACCAGCTGGTCGCCCAGGACCACGGTCTGGAGAAGGCGCTCGACAACCAGCTGATCAAGCTGGCCTCGGACGCGCTCTCCGCGGCCGGTGCCGCCGACGCCCAGCCGGTGCGCGCCCAGGTGCAGATCCGCAACATCAACCGCACGGTCGGCACCATGCTCGGCCACGAGGTGACGAAGAAGTTCGGCGGCGCGGGCCTGCCCGACGACACCATCGACATCACCTTCACCGGCTCCGCGGGCCAGTCCTTCGGCGCCTTCGTGCCGCGCGGTGTCACGCTGCGCCTGGAGGGCGACGCCAACGACTACGTCGGCAAGGGCCTGTCCGGCGGCCGGATCGTGGTCCGCCCGGACCGCGCGGCCGACCACCTCGCCGAGTACAGCGTCATCGCCGGCAACACCATCGGCTACGGCGCCACCGGCGGCGAGATGTTCCTGCGCGGCAAGGTCGGCGAGCGGTTCTGCGTCCGCAACTCCGGTGCCACGGTCGTCTCCGAGGGCGTGGGCGACCACGGCTGCGAGTACATGACCGGCGGCCACGCGGTGGTGCTCGGCGAGACGGGCCGCAACTTCGCGGCCGGCATGTCCGGCGGTATCGCGTACGTGATCGACCTGGACCGCGACAACGTCAACGTCGGCAACC
- a CDS encoding VIT1/CCC1 transporter family protein: MAIIETEATLHEAHRDNHTHRDVNGGWLRPAVFGAMDGLVSNLALMTGVAGGAVGQHTVVLSGLAGLAAGAFSMAAGEYTSVASQRELVEAELDVERRQLRKHPKDEEAELAALYESRGVEQALAREVARQLSKDPEQALEIHAREELGIDPGDLPSPTVAAVSSFSSFALGALIPVLPYLLGASSMWPAVLSALLGLFLCGAVVAKVTARSWWYSGLRQLLLGGAAAGVTYALGTLFGTAVG; encoded by the coding sequence ATGGCCATCATCGAGACCGAGGCGACGCTGCACGAGGCGCACCGGGACAACCACACCCACCGGGACGTGAACGGCGGCTGGCTGCGTCCCGCGGTGTTCGGTGCGATGGACGGCCTCGTCTCCAACCTCGCCCTGATGACCGGCGTCGCGGGCGGAGCGGTCGGCCAGCACACCGTGGTCCTCAGCGGCCTGGCGGGCCTGGCCGCCGGTGCCTTCTCCATGGCCGCCGGCGAGTACACCTCCGTCGCCTCGCAGCGTGAGCTCGTCGAGGCCGAACTGGACGTGGAGCGGCGCCAGCTGCGCAAGCACCCCAAGGACGAGGAGGCCGAGCTCGCCGCGCTCTACGAGTCGAGGGGCGTCGAGCAGGCGCTGGCCCGCGAGGTCGCGCGGCAGCTGTCCAAGGACCCCGAGCAGGCGCTGGAGATCCACGCCCGGGAGGAACTGGGCATCGACCCGGGCGATCTGCCCTCGCCGACCGTGGCCGCGGTGTCGAGTTTCAGCTCCTTCGCGCTGGGCGCGCTGATACCCGTCCTGCCCTATCTGCTGGGCGCGAGCAGCATGTGGCCCGCGGTGCTGTCGGCCCTGCTGGGGCTCTTCCTGTGCGGTGCGGTGGTGGCCAAGGTGACGGCGCGCAGCTGGTGGTACAGCGGGCTCCGGCAGCTGTTGCTGGGAGGCGCGGCGGCCGGTGTGACGTACGCCCTGGGCACCTTGTTCGGAACGGCCGTAGGATAG
- a CDS encoding ADP-ribosylglycohydrolase family protein yields MASIACIPSVPAPGDAAGLRARARGALLGLAVGDALGAPAENMKPSEIRARWGRITGYVAEKPAGTDDTEYAIFSGLLLARHGSALTPAHVEAAWHEWIADRDEGPFRGAGFSERGTLENLRRGLAAPISAQHRHAWSDGLAMRAAPFGVFAAGRPAEAARLVAIDGSVSHDGEGIHGGQAVAAGVAAAMAGAPPTAVVAAALAVVPDDSWTARSLRRAVAVAHRGERAVRSAVVIGGYPWTDLAPEAVALAFGAYAAADGDFEQSVLTAVNMGRDADTTAAVAGALAGATRGVSAIPQSWAAPIGPVLGRCLPAMAGYHVLDVADLLTPAPGDTEPEPTDFVLAGDGTEAPS; encoded by the coding sequence ATGGCATCGATCGCCTGCATCCCCTCCGTCCCGGCGCCCGGGGACGCCGCCGGGCTCCGCGCCCGCGCACGCGGCGCACTGCTGGGCCTGGCCGTCGGTGACGCCCTCGGGGCCCCGGCCGAGAACATGAAGCCCTCCGAGATCCGCGCCCGGTGGGGCCGGATCACCGGGTACGTCGCCGAGAAGCCGGCGGGCACGGACGACACCGAGTACGCGATCTTCTCCGGCCTCCTGCTGGCCCGGCACGGCTCCGCGCTCACCCCGGCCCATGTGGAGGCGGCCTGGCACGAGTGGATCGCCGACCGCGACGAGGGCCCCTTCCGCGGCGCCGGTTTCAGCGAACGCGGCACGCTGGAGAACCTCCGCCGGGGGCTGGCCGCCCCGATCTCCGCCCAGCACCGGCACGCCTGGAGCGACGGCCTGGCCATGCGCGCCGCGCCCTTCGGGGTGTTCGCGGCGGGCCGTCCGGCGGAGGCGGCCCGACTGGTCGCGATCGACGGTTCGGTGAGCCACGACGGCGAGGGCATCCACGGCGGCCAGGCGGTGGCGGCGGGCGTCGCGGCGGCGATGGCCGGCGCGCCGCCGACCGCGGTCGTGGCCGCGGCCCTCGCGGTCGTCCCCGACGACTCCTGGACGGCCCGCAGCCTGCGCCGCGCGGTGGCCGTCGCCCACCGCGGCGAACGCGCGGTCCGCTCCGCGGTCGTCATCGGCGGCTACCCCTGGACCGACCTGGCCCCCGAGGCGGTCGCCCTCGCCTTCGGCGCGTACGCGGCGGCCGACGGCGACTTCGAGCAGTCCGTCCTGACCGCGGTGAACATGGGCCGCGACGCGGACACGACGGCGGCGGTGGCCGGAGCCCTGGCGGGCGCGACCCGGGGAGTGTCCGCGATCCCCCAGTCCTGGGCGGCTCCGATCGGCCCGGTCCTCGGCCGATGCCTCCCGGCGATGGCGGGCTACCACGTCCTGGACGTGGCGGACCTGCTGACGCCGGCACCCGGCGACACCGAGCCGGAACCGACGGACTTCGTGCTGGCAGGCGACGGAACGGAGGCCCCCTCGTGA
- a CDS encoding ADP-ribosylglycohydrolase family protein translates to MTVTGVARAGDKRAEGEAEAPRRAEGLLLGLAAGDAAGWPAARHRAARMPDWTRRLTRELDTFAEHNATTTLPVPIALNQPPEPLRLGPSDDAEWAAFAAEALLRAGDDTVRDDLGRERRTRAAIDLTWNALAAEVAAAADRAPEIESAVLPLRARISVRAGLGNLATGLRPPATGHDNPHYFDDAACVRACVLAVAHPGDPRSAAGLAEFDARYTQDGDGVHGARAMAAALALALAGADVDACVTAALTELPEETEIGRNARQALELAAAADSAFALVPPLEHQIVDHVYSYGIAAAETVPVALALATAARGRIAQAIPAAACLSRVADSAPALAGALTGALGGGASIPASWRETCRTLSGCVLPRLTGTDLVELAELLEAVQPARPGG, encoded by the coding sequence ATGACAGTCACGGGCGTTGCGCGGGCGGGAGACAAAAGGGCCGAAGGTGAAGCCGAGGCCCCGAGACGCGCCGAAGGCCTCCTGCTCGGACTGGCCGCCGGCGACGCCGCCGGCTGGCCCGCCGCCCGCCACAGAGCCGCCCGCATGCCCGACTGGACCCGCCGCCTCACCCGCGAACTGGACACCTTCGCCGAGCACAACGCCACGACCACCCTCCCCGTCCCCATCGCCCTGAACCAGCCCCCCGAGCCCCTCCGCCTCGGCCCCTCCGACGACGCCGAGTGGGCGGCCTTCGCGGCAGAAGCCCTCCTGCGCGCGGGCGACGACACCGTCCGAGACGACCTCGGCCGCGAACGCCGCACCCGAGCCGCCATCGACCTCACCTGGAACGCCCTCGCCGCCGAAGTCGCCGCCGCGGCCGACCGCGCCCCCGAGATCGAGTCCGCCGTACTGCCGCTGCGCGCCCGCATCTCCGTCCGCGCCGGCCTCGGCAACCTCGCCACCGGCCTGCGCCCGCCCGCCACCGGCCACGACAACCCGCACTACTTCGACGACGCCGCCTGCGTACGCGCCTGCGTCCTGGCCGTGGCCCACCCCGGCGACCCCCGCAGCGCCGCCGGCCTCGCCGAGTTCGACGCCCGCTACACCCAGGACGGCGACGGCGTCCACGGCGCCCGGGCGATGGCGGCGGCCCTCGCCCTGGCCCTGGCCGGCGCGGACGTCGACGCCTGTGTCACCGCGGCCCTGACCGAACTCCCCGAGGAGACGGAGATCGGCCGCAACGCCCGGCAGGCCCTGGAGCTCGCCGCCGCCGCGGACAGCGCCTTCGCCCTCGTCCCGCCCCTGGAGCACCAGATCGTCGACCATGTCTACAGCTACGGCATCGCCGCCGCCGAGACGGTCCCGGTCGCCCTCGCCCTGGCCACCGCCGCCCGCGGCCGCATCGCGCAGGCGATCCCGGCCGCGGCCTGCCTGTCCCGCGTCGCGGACTCCGCCCCGGCCCTGGCGGGCGCCCTCACCGGCGCCCTCGGCGGCGGTGCGTCGATCCCCGCCTCCTGGCGGGAGACCTGCCGCACCCTGTCAGGCTGCGTCCTGCCCCGCCTCACCGGCACGGACCTCGTGGAACTCGCCGAACTCCTGGAAGCGGTGCAACCGGCCCGCCCGGGTGGATGA
- a CDS encoding ADP-ribosylglycohydrolase family protein: MQPKTHQNAPLDERITAALVGAAVGDALGGPVEGYSPEQILERHGGRVHGIVGPWHGDDWRTARPLAPYHKGDGHVTDDTLMTHALVRVYARVRDHLDAYAIADHLVPDLMTEPRWIPELESEALPLQRIFLAEKWLVTRIHYGHADPREAGTGNIVNCGAAMYMAPVGLVNAADPRAAYAEALDIAGAHQSSYGREAAGVLAAAVAAACTPGASPDSVVSACLALAKDGTRAAIERVCEEAARHPDVESALRPLREAVAPYDTVGPDYRAPSLGARRPSRLHAIEELPVALGMVLVARGDYRHAVLGAVNYGRDCDSIATMAGAVTGALGSPVPEDWAKTVAEASRLDLWEPAATLTAVTREIFDRDVARRRAHEQAFASLGGQECSD, from the coding sequence ATGCAGCCCAAAACCCACCAAAACGCCCCTCTGGACGAGCGGATCACCGCAGCCCTGGTCGGCGCCGCCGTCGGCGACGCGCTCGGCGGCCCCGTCGAGGGCTACTCGCCCGAGCAGATCCTGGAGCGCCACGGCGGCCGCGTCCACGGCATCGTCGGCCCCTGGCACGGCGACGACTGGCGCACGGCCCGCCCGCTCGCCCCGTACCACAAGGGCGACGGCCACGTCACCGACGACACCCTGATGACCCACGCCCTGGTCCGCGTCTACGCCCGGGTCCGCGACCACCTCGACGCCTACGCCATCGCCGACCACCTGGTCCCGGACCTGATGACCGAGCCGCGCTGGATCCCGGAACTGGAGAGCGAGGCCCTCCCCCTCCAGCGGATCTTCCTGGCGGAGAAGTGGCTGGTGACGAGGATCCACTACGGCCACGCCGACCCGCGCGAGGCCGGCACCGGCAACATCGTCAACTGCGGCGCGGCGATGTACATGGCCCCGGTCGGCCTGGTCAACGCGGCCGACCCGCGGGCGGCGTACGCCGAGGCCCTCGACATCGCCGGCGCGCACCAGTCGTCGTACGGCCGTGAGGCGGCCGGTGTCCTTGCCGCGGCGGTGGCGGCGGCGTGCACCCCCGGCGCGAGCCCGGACTCGGTCGTCTCGGCCTGTCTCGCCCTCGCGAAGGACGGCACCCGGGCCGCGATCGAGCGGGTCTGCGAGGAGGCGGCCCGCCACCCGGACGTCGAGTCGGCGCTGCGCCCGCTGCGCGAGGCGGTGGCCCCCTACGACACGGTCGGTCCCGACTACCGGGCCCCTTCGCTCGGCGCCCGCCGCCCGTCCCGCCTGCACGCGATCGAGGAACTGCCCGTCGCGCTGGGCATGGTGCTCGTGGCGCGGGGCGACTACCGCCACGCGGTCCTCGGCGCGGTGAACTACGGCCGCGACTGCGACTCCATCGCCACGATGGCCGGAGCCGTGACCGGGGCCCTCGGCTCACCGGTCCCGGAGGACTGGGCCAAGACGGTCGCCGAGGCCAGCCGCCTGGACCTCTGGGAACCGGCGGCCACCCTCACCGCCGTGACCCGCGAGATCTTCGACCGGGACGTGGCCCGCCGCCGCGCCCACGAGCAGGCCTTCGCGTCCCTCGGAGGCCAGGAATGCTCCGACTGA
- a CDS encoding ADP-ribosylglycohydrolase family protein, with protein sequence MLRLTWVQPEDLIGHELRQAAQDGREPQAVAARWRAAGGPEAPATAGASPTPASRYLRQLAEDLLDELADLPSAWADDEPTDLGRIRSACPDWPEPVGTPATTPQALQAAWLGRATGCLLGKPVEKLPLDAIRRLARSAGNWPLTTYFTARGVPEDLLERHPWNRRSAPTSLAENIDGMPEDDDLNYPLINLVLLQRHGRTFTTTDVARTWLDELPAGRTFTAERIAYRNLLSGLEPPHTARHRNPFREWIGALIRADVHGWSNPGRPAAAAEQAHRDATLTHTANGVYAAMFTAAVIATAATGDHDVHTCLRTGLSVVPPRSRLARAVRQAVRLAHEHADFDTVVDALHATHAGTHHWVHAVPNTALIAAALTHAHGDFTGSICRAVSGGWDTDSNGATAGSVAGLLAGHPAALPDRWTAPLKNRLATSIGDFDGIGFDTLAHLTHRETHRP encoded by the coding sequence ATGCTCCGACTGACCTGGGTCCAGCCGGAGGACCTGATCGGCCACGAACTCCGCCAGGCGGCCCAGGACGGCCGCGAACCGCAGGCCGTCGCGGCCCGCTGGCGAGCGGCGGGCGGCCCCGAGGCCCCGGCCACCGCGGGTGCCTCCCCCACCCCGGCGTCCCGCTACCTCCGTCAGCTGGCGGAAGACCTCCTGGACGAACTGGCCGATCTCCCGAGCGCGTGGGCGGACGACGAACCCACGGACCTGGGCAGGATCCGGTCCGCCTGCCCCGACTGGCCGGAGCCGGTGGGCACCCCGGCCACCACCCCACAGGCCCTTCAAGCCGCCTGGCTCGGCCGCGCCACCGGCTGCCTCCTCGGCAAACCGGTCGAGAAGCTCCCCCTGGACGCCATCCGCCGGCTCGCCCGGTCCGCCGGCAACTGGCCCCTCACCACCTACTTCACCGCCCGGGGCGTCCCGGAGGACCTCCTCGAACGGCACCCCTGGAACCGCCGCTCGGCGCCCACCTCCCTTGCCGAGAACATCGACGGCATGCCGGAGGACGACGACCTCAATTACCCGCTGATCAACCTCGTCCTCCTCCAGCGCCACGGCAGGACGTTCACCACCACGGACGTGGCCCGCACCTGGCTCGACGAACTGCCCGCCGGCCGCACCTTCACCGCCGAGCGCATCGCCTACCGCAACCTCCTCTCCGGCCTGGAACCCCCGCACACCGCCCGCCACCGCAACCCGTTCCGCGAATGGATCGGCGCCCTGATCCGCGCCGACGTCCACGGCTGGAGCAACCCGGGCCGGCCGGCCGCGGCAGCCGAACAGGCTCACCGGGACGCGACCCTCACGCACACCGCCAACGGCGTCTACGCGGCGATGTTCACGGCGGCCGTCATCGCCACGGCGGCGACCGGCGACCACGACGTCCACACCTGTCTGCGCACCGGTCTCAGCGTCGTCCCGCCGCGCTCCCGCCTGGCCCGAGCCGTCCGGCAGGCCGTGCGACTCGCGCACGAGCACGCGGACTTCGACACGGTCGTCGACGCACTCCACGCCACCCACGCCGGCACCCACCACTGGGTGCACGCCGTACCCAACACCGCCCTGATCGCCGCCGCCCTCACCCACGCGCACGGCGACTTCACCGGCTCCATCTGCCGGGCCGTCAGCGGCGGCTGGGACACCGACTCCAACGGTGCGACGGCCGGCTCGGTGGCCGGACTGCTGGCCGGGCACCCCGCGGCGCTCCCCGACCGCTGGACGGCGCCCCTGAAGAACCGGCTGGCCACCTCCATCGGCGACTTCGACGGCATCGGCTTCGACACCCTCGCCCACCTCACGCACCGGGAGACCCACCGCCCATGA